One window from the genome of Clupea harengus chromosome 19, Ch_v2.0.2, whole genome shotgun sequence encodes:
- the btd gene encoding biotinidase: MSALPYSLAETLYRQQRAEYQNLHLGVIIMSPLRLAILWLSLFTSPSAPTALPSYVAAVYEHLVVLNTNPGIDLGRRAALAHMQKNLDVFEEQAALAAQQGAQILVFPEDAIQGFNFTRASIAGYLELVPDPTVVTWNPCSEPARFSDTEVLQRLSCMAQKNSLYLVANMAGLQVCNSTTDAHCASDGRYQFNTDVVFSSDGTLVARYRKQNLYFEAAFDTPLEMELVTFSTPFAGRFGVFTCFDIMFREPAVALVENLGVKQLVYPTAWMNQLPLLAAVQFQRSFSYAAAVTILAANVRAASLGMTGSGIFTPWQEVHQHDMVGETGRLLVSRVPVLDPAVIARSTGSTGLAWLPFSGHRKREPGLDEAGDAHGWPRKGWHLDDQAKPRSMESDYCLPGNDNCNDRPARPVVFTSIMMYDNFTLVPLQDTEGNLTVCDGSLCCHLLFRRSTAPGTELYALGAFQGLHVVHGTYYLEVCALVKCTGPDFASCGGETEHAQTRIDFRLEGNFSTRHVFPGILGSGMALDIPDESGRESDNWFYMSRTGMTAGLVTATLYSRVYEKDNS; encoded by the exons ATGTCAGCCCTACCGTACTCACTTGCCGAGACACTTTACAGACAGCAGAGGGCCGAATATCAAAATTTGCACCTGGGTGTAATCATTATGTCCCCGTTACGCCTAGCTATATTATGGTTGAGTTTGTTTACTTCACCATCGGCACCGACAGCGCTCCCTTCCTATGTCGCCGCTGTGTACGAACACTTGGTTGTGCTGAACACGAACCCCGGCATTGATCTCGGGAGGCGTGCAGCCTtggcacacatgcaaaagaaccTGGACGTATTTGAGGAGCAAGCTGCATTAGCAGCTCAGCAG GGTGCCCAGATCTTAGTGTTCCCAGAAGATGCTATCCAGGGCTTTAACTTCACCAGAGCATCTATAGCAGGTTACTTGGAGCTGGTGCCGGATCCAACAGTAGTGACATGGAACCCATGCTCTGAACCAGCGCGCTTCTCCGACACAGAG GTGCTCCAGCGCCTCAGCTGCATGGCTCAGAAGAACAGCCTCTACCTGGTGGCCAACATGGCAGGACTCCAGGTGTGCAACTCAACCACAGATGCCCACTGTGCCTCAGATGGGCGCTACCAGTTCAACACGGACGTGGTGTTCTCCTCGGACGGCACCCTGGTGGCCCGCTACCGCAAGCAGAACCTGTACTTCGAGGCCGCCTTTGATACGCCCCTGGAGATGGAGCTAGTCACTTTCTCCACGCCCTTTGCTGGACGCTTCGGGGTGTTCACCTGCTTCGACATCATGTTTCGAGAACCAGCTGTGGCCCTGGTGGAAAACCTAGGTGTCAAGCAGCTGGTTTACCCTACCGCCTGGATGAACCAGCTCCCCCTACTGGCCGCTGTGCAGTTCCAGCGCTCCTTTTCCTACGCAGCCGCAGTCACCATCCTCGCAGCCAACGTTCGTGCGGCCAGCCTTGGCATGACGGGCAGTGGCATCTTCACCCCTTGGCAGGAGGTTCACCAGCACGACATGGTAGGAGAGACTGGGCGGTTGCTGGTGAGTCGGGTGCCCGTTCTCGATCCCGCAGTGATCGCACGTAGCACTGGGAGCACAGGGCTGGCATGGTTGCCATTCTCTGGGCATCGCAAGCGAGAGCCTGGACTTGATGAGGCAGGAGATGCCCATGGCTGGCCCAGAAAGGGTTGGCATTTGGATGATCAAGCTAAGCCCCGCAGCATGGAATCTGACTACTGCTTGCCAGGCAATGACAACTGCAATGATAGGCCAGCAAGGCCTGTAGTGTTCACTTCCATCATGATGTATGACAACTTCACTTTAGTGCCCCTACAAGACACTGAGGGGAACCTGACAGTGTGCGATGGCTCGCTGTGCTGCCACCTGCTGTTCAGGAGGTCCACTGCACCTGGCACAGAGCTGTATGCTCTGGGTGCTTTTCAGGGACTTCACGTAGTTCATGGCACCTATTACCTGGAGGTGTGTGCCCTGGTCAAATGCACAGGCCCAGACTTTGCAAGCTGCGGTGGCGAGACTGAGCATGCTCAAACCCGGATAGACTTTCGACTGGAAGGGAACTTCAGCACTCGTCACGTGTTCCCAGGAATACTGGGAAGCGGGATGGCACTGGACATCCCGGATGAGTCCGGAAGAGAGAGCGACAACTGGTTTTATATGAGCCGGACTGGAATGACTGCTGGACTGGTGACAGCTACTCTGTACAGTAGAGTCTATGAGAAAGACAACAGTTGA